A window from Fusarium musae strain F31 chromosome 8, whole genome shotgun sequence encodes these proteins:
- a CDS encoding hypothetical protein (EggNog:ENOG41), with protein MFSKIVSAALLLAATVSAAPASKTVRSTPDKTVTLTGVTHSVNAGLGGLRFDPDNVVAEVGDVVEWHFLPKNHTVAQSSFGEPCQPLADGSGFFAGFNFPTQEGQAPDVFQIVVEDSKPIWYYCAQQMGNHCQNGMVGVINQNFDNQDFSLRRHKELAAETVKSVIPPVQQGGKVIPNPNPNGGF; from the coding sequence ATGTTCTCCAAGATCGTCTCAGCTGCTCTCCTCCTTGCCGCCACTGTCTCCGCGGCACCCGCTTCCAAGACTGTCCGCTCAACACCCGACAAGACCGTCACTCTCACCGGTGTAACCCACTCCGTCAACGCCGGTCTCGGTGGTCTCCGCTTCGACCCCGACAACGTTGTCGCTGAAGTCGGCGACGTTGTCGAGTGGCACTTCCTCCCAAAGAACCACACTGTCGCCCAGTCCAGCTTCGGCGAGCCCTGCCAGCCTCTCGCCGACGGCAGCGGTTTCTTCGCCGGCTTCAACTTCCCTACCCAGGAGGGCCAGGCTCCCGATGTCTTCCAGATTGTGGTTGAGGACTCCAAGCCTATCTGGTACTACTGCGCCCAGCAGATGGGAAACCATTGCCAGAATGGCATGGTCGGTGTGATCAACCAGAACTTCGACAACCAGGACTTCAGCCTCCGAAGACATAAGGAGCTTGCTGCTGAGACTGTCAAGTCGGTCATCCCTCCTGTTCAGCAGGGTGGCAAGGTCATTCCTAACCCCAACCCCAACGGTGGCTTCTAA
- a CDS encoding hypothetical protein (EggNog:ENOG41), whose protein sequence is MKSFLSLALLPLALLIDSSSATSASCRCLPSDKCWPADSVWAKFNTTVNGALIKTVPLGSPCHDPNYDEAACAAVKDSWKWPMTHIETSSSVMQNWFANQSCDAFTAEEKPCTLGNYVSYAVKVSNARQVAAAVQFANYYNIRLVVRNTAHDYFGRSTGAGGLAVWTHHLKNTEVVQWADKTYNGPAFKLGAGIQGFDSVEYADSQGLTSVPGECPTVGLAGFTLGGGHSPLSSSYGLGADNTLEFEVVTAAGRIVRASATENSDLYWALSGGGGASFGIVTSMTVRAHKTTTIGGATLTLVAGTNQDVFYNAVAKFHELLPAMIDHDATVTYILTSAYLSIKPVTIANSTGDYVRDEVLAPFTDYLSKAGLTPTVSYTTLSFRDHYELYNGPLPGGHLEASQFQFGGRLIPRSVLETDNANFIKVLRNFGAAGVLVAGSSGKFEAYPGVSNGVPSYWRKAAISLQFGTLWDSTRWADMIADQKKITEVYMPQLKAVTPGSGTYMNEADFNEPDWKNVFYGTNWDRLNTIKRKWDPNSFFYNFKGVGSEAWTVAKDGRMCRA, encoded by the exons ATGAAGTCCTTCCTCTCCTTGGCGCTTCTGCCTTTGGCACTTCTCATCGATAGCTCCAGCGCCACAAGCGCTAGCTGTCGTTGTCTTCCCAGCGACAAGTGCTGGCCTGCCGATAGCGTCTGGGCCAAGTTCAACACCACCGTCAATGGCGCTCTCATCAAGACTGTCCCCCTTGGTTCACCATGCCACGACCCTAACTACGACGAGGCGGCTTGCGCTGCCGTCAAGGATTCGTGGAAGTGGCCCATGACACA CATCGAGACTTCATCGTCGGTGATGCAGAATTGGTTCGCCAATCAGAGCTGTGACGCTTTCACTGCGGAGGAGAAACCCTGCACCCTCGGAAACTACGTGAGCTACGCCGTAAAGGTCTCGAATGCTCGCCAAGTAGCTGCCGCCGTTCAATTCGCAAACTACTACAATATCCGGCTAGTCGTCCGAAACACGGCGCACGA CTACTTTGGTCGATCTACTGGTGCAGGCGGCCTCGCTGTCTGgactcatcatctcaagaaCACTGAGGTCGTTCAATGGGCTGACAAGACTTACAACGGCCCTGCCTTCAAGCTTGGTGCTGGTATCCAGGGTTTTGACAGTGTTGAGTATGCCGACTCACAGGGACTTACCAGTGTCCCTGGTGAGTGCCCTACGGTAGGCCTTGCTGGCTTTACTCTGGGCGGTGGTCACTCTCCCCTCAGCTCCAGCTACGGTCTTGGTGCTGACAACACCCTCGAGTTTGAGGTTGTCACTGCTGCTGGTCGTATTGTTCGTGCCTCTGCCACCGAGAACAGTGACCTTTACTGGGCTCTCAGCGGCGGTGGCGGTGCCAGCTTTGGTATCGTCACTTCTATGACTGTTCGAGCTCACAAGACCACTACCATCGGTGGTGCCACTCTTACGCTCGTTGCTGGCACTAACCAGGATGTATTCTACAATGCTGTCGCCAAGTTCCACGAGCTTCTGCCCGCCATGATTGATCACGATGCGACAGTCACCTACATCCTCACCAGTGCTTATCTTTCTATCAAGCCTGTCACCATCGCCAATTCCACTGGCGACTATGTCCGTGATGAGGTTCTCGCTCCTTTCACAGACTATCTCTCCAAGGCCGGCCTCACACCCACTGTCTCATACACTACCTTGAGCTTCCGTGACCACTACGAGCTCTACAACGGCCCTCTGCCCGGTGGCCACCTGGAGGCTTCTCAGTTTCAGTTCGGCGGTCGCCTTATTCCCCGATCTGTTCTTGAGACTGACAATGCCAATTTTATCAAGGTTCTGCGCAACTTTGGTGCCGCCGGTGTGCTCGTCGCTGGCAGCAGCGGCAAGTTTGAGGCCTACCCTGGCGTCTCCAATGGTGTCCCCTCCTACTGGCGCAAGGCCGCTATTTCCCTGCAGTTTGGAACTCTCTGGGACTCAACTCGCTGGGCTGACATGATCGCTgatcagaagaagatcaCCGAAGTCTACATGCCCCAGCTTAAGGCTGTCACTCCCGGCAGTGGCACCTACATGAACGAGGCTGACTTCAACGAGCCTGATTGGAAGAACGTTTTCTACGGTACAAACTGGGACCGTCTGAACACTATCAAGAGAAAGTGGGATCCCAACTCCTTCTTCTATAACTTCAAGGGTGTTGGTAGTGAGGCTTGGACTGTGGCCAAGGACGGCCGCATGTGCAGGGCGTAA